One genomic segment of Bifidobacterium breve DSM 20213 = JCM 1192 includes these proteins:
- a CDS encoding metal ABC transporter solute-binding protein: MSIMSNAKRALAIAAASATLFSMAACGSSNAAGSKSDSSSAASSGKIEVVASINQWGSVAKDLGGSNVEVTNIMTKTNVEAHDYEPTSQDVAKFGTAKVAVVNGADYDPWATKAAQSTKATLVTAAETAGIKEGDNPHVWFSAKVRSNTADAITAAYQKADPSHKDDYAKFNKDWHAKEDQLESKIKDTSSTTENLPYAATESVAWYLADDLKMTDATPKGYAQASANESEPTPADIKDFRDTLKVGSIKMLVFNSQEANSTTDQITGAAKDANVPIVELTEQMPKQYTNLLDWMSALVDQFAAAVK; the protein is encoded by the coding sequence ATGTCCATCATGTCCAACGCCAAGCGCGCGCTCGCCATCGCGGCCGCCTCGGCGACCCTGTTCTCGATGGCCGCCTGCGGTTCCAGCAATGCCGCCGGCAGCAAGTCCGATTCCAGCAGCGCCGCGTCTTCCGGCAAGATCGAGGTCGTCGCCTCCATCAACCAGTGGGGTTCCGTGGCCAAGGACCTCGGCGGTAGCAACGTCGAAGTCACCAACATCATGACCAAGACCAACGTCGAAGCACATGATTACGAACCCACCAGCCAGGATGTCGCCAAGTTCGGCACCGCCAAGGTTGCCGTGGTCAACGGAGCCGACTACGACCCGTGGGCCACCAAGGCCGCGCAGTCCACCAAGGCCACGCTGGTCACCGCCGCCGAAACCGCCGGCATCAAGGAAGGCGACAACCCGCACGTCTGGTTCTCCGCCAAGGTGCGCTCCAACACCGCGGACGCCATCACCGCCGCCTACCAGAAGGCCGATCCGAGCCACAAGGACGACTACGCCAAGTTCAACAAGGACTGGCATGCCAAGGAAGACCAGCTCGAATCCAAGATCAAGGACACTTCCTCCACGACCGAGAACCTGCCCTACGCCGCCACTGAATCCGTGGCTTGGTACTTGGCCGACGACCTCAAGATGACCGACGCCACTCCGAAGGGCTACGCCCAGGCCTCCGCCAACGAGAGCGAGCCGACCCCGGCTGACATCAAGGACTTCCGGGACACGCTGAAGGTCGGCTCCATCAAGATGCTGGTCTTCAACAGCCAGGAAGCCAACTCCACCACCGACCAGATCACCGGCGCCGCCAAGGATGCCAACGTGCCGATCGTGGAGCTCACCGAGCAGATGCCAAAGCAGTACACCAACCTGCTTGACTGGATGAGCGCACTGGTCGACCAGTTCGCCGCCGCTGTGAAGTAG